The sequence below is a genomic window from Acanthochromis polyacanthus isolate Apoly-LR-REF ecotype Palm Island chromosome 14, KAUST_Apoly_ChrSc, whole genome shotgun sequence.
TTTAAGAACTGGGATTCAAATGGATGTCTATGGAAGAACACTCCGTCTGATTAGTTTAGTATAACATATGATGCAAAGATTAAAGGTTTAACAGTATGGGACTTACTGGGAGTGAATGAGTTAAACTGCAtgtattgtcattttgtttaaaacataTCGCATATTTTCGGTGAGACGCTACTTTTTcaagttgtatttttatttgacgTGTCACTTGGGTAAAACGGCTGCTTCTGTGGTTTTAAATGCTGCATTCTTTCGGTTGAGGTTTTGTTGTGAAAGTGATCCCTTTGgtatgatttttctttttgtcactaGAGGGAAGTGTTGTTTCAAAACACTCAATAAACCTGTGCTGTGatttcatgacttttttttttaaatcagacctTTGAAAGAGAAACTGATGAACATGcagtaaaaagaaataaatgatgaaGGTAATGATTTAATACCAttgatttgtttattgtttttcctCAACTACTTATTTGGTATTGTAAGTGTGCATGTTAAGATAATCTCTTGCAAATACTTAACCCTAATAGTTTAACCACTTATAGTCTATCCAGAGGTTAAGCTACTGAAGCTCTAATACCAAACAACATCATAGTTATTATAGCAAATAACATTACAAAGCTTTGAGCTTCACATTTGCTTACTCTGCTGCACCtttaaaccctcctgttgttcccatttacgggcaccaaaaaatattgtttccttgtttgaaaaaaatccaaaaattcagcaaaaaaattccccaaatttctgaaaatttgcaaaacccttaggaagaaaattccaataattcttttaaagttttatttaaaaaaaacaaaaacaagaaaattcttgtaaatattttcaaaaaaatgagtcaaaatattcccaaaaaatcctaaaaatatctaaagtgattgcatatatatcagtaaaacttctaacattttctttaagaacatttacaagaaaatcaaccaaaatccagtgaattttgctggattttggttgatttttcttttgtgaatgtttttaaggaacatttttaacattttttttccatcaaaaaatgttcaaagatttccaaaaatgttgaaaatgtggatatcagaagtttcactgtgaaaatatcttatttttccgtattttcaaactttaaaacgggttaagtttgacccgcaggacgacacgagggttaaataagatgttttcattccaaaatcatcAAATTAAAAGTATCAGGTACCTCTTAGATGtgaaatacaatacaaatacacacaaacctTGATGTATTGTATGTGAGGTTTCTGTGACCCTGGAAGATACATCAGAGATTTGACAGGTTGATTTTAGAACAAACAAATGTGTAAACTGTGCACAGATGACAGATGTTTTGTGAGTTACACCTACAAACAGGACCATGAAACCTACTTATTCATCATGTACTCAAACTCCTTTATCTTCTGGCTCGTGTTGCCTCTGCGGATCCTGCGATAGGACACAGTGCTGTATTTGGAAGAAGTGAGGTGGTCGAAGGGGCTCTGCTGAGTGGTGCTGCTGCCAGGTTTCTTCAACAGAGGCAGGGTGAAGGAACCTGGGCTGGGTTTTTGATGAAATCCAGCGTTAAAGCCATGCTCCCGCTCAACTTTCCGATCCACCTCAGGCTGCCTGTCGCCTGATATCTGGCGTTCAGCACTGGACAGCTGTTTTGGGACTTTTGCCTCCCTGTTCACCCTCATATAACTCTCATTAAGTACTTCAAAGGGGTTGGGGTTTGATGTCTGAGCCTCTAGCGTCACTTCTTTCTCCTTACTTTGTCGATTTGctgaaaaggaaaggaaaaatctgttttgcaTGCTGTCAACAAAGGCCTCTTTTAATATCGCACTGCTCAATAATACTAAATTCATCTTACCTAGTTCTGCTGATATTTGTTGCTCAGATTGTGTTTGCATGTCCACAGTTGTGCAGGTTGATTGCAGAAGTTCTCCACAAGTTCTCAATAAGTTTTCTGGAGTTAGAGCAGACTCTGGGTCTGGTTTTCTGGGGTTTGATGAATGCATTTGTTCAGTTTGTGGTGTCCGGAGCTTTTGGCATTCCTCTTCAGTCCAAATGACCTGCTGGCTTGTTCTCATCTCCATCTCTGAATTCTCTTTGTTAATAATGATTTCTTCTCCTGGATCATCCACCCTCTGCTGGTTAGGCTCAACAGCTACCTCACTGTTGACTCGCTGTTTGCACTTGTTGGCACCAAAATCAGATGATGTGCTGTCCTTTTTGCCCTGGTGAGGCTGCTCCTCATCACTGTAAAACACAGAGTCATCTCCCTCCTCCATTGACCACACATCTCTCTCATCAGGCTCCTCCTGAGTCTTTAAGGCCTCGAGAGTAATCCCACCAACGATTTCCAGGACCTGGGATGCCAGTGCGTCTTCATCTTCTGATCTGAGTGTTGGAGTGTTTGGATGTATCGTGCTTGTCtccatttgctttgtttttgtcctctgTGTTGCTTAGAAAAGTGTAAATGATTTTGATGCTGTTCGCTAGTTCTCTGTAGCATCAAAAGTTTAGCCTTGTCACATCGTCTGCACTACTGCACCAGCTGCGTCGTTCATGTACTTCACAGTCAAAGCTCGATGAAAGAATCCATCCTGCTTTTCCAGTCAGTAGTGCAAAATCAGCCTCAGTAGTGTGCTTT
It includes:
- the LOC110968311 gene encoding uncharacterized protein LOC110968311 gives rise to the protein METSTIHPNTPTLRSEDEDALASQVLEIVGGITLEALKTQEEPDERDVWSMEEGDDSVFYSDEEQPHQGKKDSTSSDFGANKCKQRVNSEVAVEPNQQRVDDPGEEIIINKENSEMEMRTSQQVIWTEEECQKLRTPQTEQMHSSNPRKPDPESALTPENLLRTCGELLQSTCTTVDMQTQSEQQISAELANRQSKEKEVTLEAQTSNPNPFEVLNESYMRVNREAKVPKQLSSAERQISGDRQPEVDRKVEREHGFNAGFHQKPSPGSFTLPLLKKPGSSTTQQSPFDHLTSSKYSTVSYRRIRRGNTSQKIKEFEYMMNK